The Pseudomonas sp. G2-4 genome window below encodes:
- a CDS encoding MurR/RpiR family transcriptional regulator, translating into MDILYQIRSRQDSFSAGEGRIARLMLDDVGFAASASLDELAQRAEVSSATLSRFARTVGCRDLRDLRLQLAQASGVGSRFLDPAGAPEQSAFYGQIVGDIEATLRQHLSGFEESRFSDAVRMIGKARMIHAFGLGGWSALCGEELQVRLVRFGYPIAACRDPVMMRITATSLSEEHLVIACSLTGITPELLSAVELARSYGTPILAITRADSPLARLADVVLPLQGAETSFIYKPTAARYGMLLAIDVLATELALAHPEDNQERLRRVKLALDDYRGGDDHLPLGD; encoded by the coding sequence ATGGACATCCTCTACCAGATCCGCTCCCGCCAGGATTCCTTCAGCGCCGGCGAAGGCAGAATCGCCCGGCTGATGCTCGACGACGTCGGATTTGCCGCCTCCGCCAGCCTGGATGAACTGGCCCAGCGCGCCGAAGTCAGCAGCGCCACGTTGTCGCGCTTCGCCCGCACTGTCGGTTGCCGCGATCTTCGCGACCTGCGCTTGCAACTGGCCCAGGCCAGCGGTGTCGGCAGCCGCTTTCTCGACCCGGCCGGGGCGCCCGAGCAATCGGCATTTTATGGACAGATCGTCGGTGATATTGAGGCGACCTTGCGGCAGCACCTGTCGGGTTTCGAAGAGTCACGGTTCAGCGATGCCGTGCGCATGATCGGCAAGGCACGGATGATTCATGCATTCGGGCTCGGCGGCTGGTCGGCGTTGTGCGGCGAGGAGTTGCAGGTACGACTGGTGCGTTTTGGCTACCCGATTGCCGCCTGCCGCGACCCGGTGATGATGCGCATCACCGCCACGTCGTTGAGTGAAGAACATCTGGTCATCGCCTGCTCACTCACCGGCATCACCCCGGAGTTGTTGAGCGCGGTGGAGCTGGCCCGCAGTTACGGCACGCCGATCCTGGCCATCACCCGGGCCGACTCGCCTCTCGCCCGCCTGGCCGATGTGGTGCTGCCCCTGCAAGGCGCCGAAACCTCGTTCATCTATAAACCCACGGCGGCGCGCTACGGCATGCTGCTGGCCATCGACGTGCTCGCCACCGAGCTCGCGTTGGCCCACCCCGAAGACAATCAAGAACGCCTGCGGCGGGTCAAGCTCGCCCTGGACGATTACCGCGGCGGCGACGACCACCTGCCGTTGGGAGACTGA
- a CDS encoding D-aminoacylase, with protein sequence MLYDTLIRNALVIDGCDTPGYSADVGIRDGRIERIGDLGDARGVEEIDAAGRVLAPGFIDVHTHDDTVVVRQPQMLPKLSQGVTTVIVGNCGISASPVSLRGDPPDPMNLLGTAQAFAYPRFADYRTAVEAAMPAVNVAALVGHTALRSNHMGDLLRTASVGEIAAMRRQLRESLEAGALGLSTGLAYANAFSASTDEVMQLTEELSAFGAVYTTHLRSEFEPVLEAMDEAFQIGRHAQSPVIISHLKCAGAGNWGRSPQVLAALENAAKTHPVGCDCYPYAASSSTLDLKQVTDAHRITITWSTPHPGMGGRDLIDIAAEWDVSLLEAARRLQPAGAVYYGMDESDVRRILAHPLSMVGSDGLPEDPFPHPRLWGAFPRVLGHFSRDVGLFPLHTAVHKMTGLSAARFGLKERGEIREGHWADLVLFNPKTIRDVADFNAPQRAAEGIDGVWVNGMLSYRDGQANGRRPGRFLAREGNLRLGFSSPG encoded by the coding sequence ATGCTGTACGACACCCTTATTCGCAACGCGCTGGTCATTGATGGCTGCGATACCCCCGGCTACAGCGCCGACGTAGGGATTCGCGACGGGCGCATCGAGCGCATCGGCGACCTGGGCGACGCCCGGGGAGTGGAAGAAATCGACGCTGCTGGCCGCGTGCTGGCGCCGGGCTTCATCGATGTGCACACCCACGACGACACCGTGGTCGTCCGCCAACCGCAGATGCTGCCCAAGCTCAGCCAGGGTGTGACCACGGTCATTGTCGGCAATTGCGGCATCAGTGCCTCACCGGTCAGCCTGCGCGGCGATCCGCCGGACCCGATGAACCTGCTCGGCACCGCGCAAGCGTTCGCCTACCCACGCTTCGCTGATTATCGGACGGCGGTAGAGGCGGCCATGCCCGCCGTCAACGTTGCCGCATTGGTGGGCCACACGGCCTTGCGCAGCAACCACATGGGGGATTTGTTGCGCACCGCCAGCGTGGGAGAAATCGCGGCCATGCGTCGGCAACTGCGCGAAAGCCTGGAGGCGGGCGCTCTCGGTTTGTCCACCGGCCTGGCCTACGCCAACGCGTTTTCGGCATCCACCGACGAAGTCATGCAACTGACCGAAGAGCTGAGTGCATTCGGTGCGGTCTACACCACGCACCTGCGCAGCGAATTCGAGCCGGTGCTCGAGGCCATGGACGAGGCGTTCCAGATTGGCCGCCACGCCCAGAGCCCGGTGATCATTTCCCACCTCAAATGCGCAGGCGCCGGTAACTGGGGACGCAGTCCGCAGGTGCTCGCGGCGTTGGAAAACGCCGCAAAAACCCATCCTGTCGGCTGTGACTGCTACCCCTACGCGGCAAGCTCCTCGACGCTGGACCTCAAGCAAGTGACCGATGCCCATCGCATCACCATCACCTGGTCGACACCCCATCCGGGCATGGGCGGTCGCGACCTCATCGACATCGCCGCCGAATGGGACGTTTCGTTGCTGGAGGCGGCACGTCGCCTGCAACCGGCCGGCGCGGTGTACTACGGCATGGACGAAAGCGACGTAAGACGAATCCTCGCCCACCCGCTGTCCATGGTTGGCTCCGACGGTTTGCCCGAAGACCCGTTCCCCCATCCGCGCTTGTGGGGCGCTTTCCCACGGGTGCTGGGACATTTCAGTCGTGACGTCGGGCTTTTTCCCTTGCACACCGCCGTGCACAAAATGACCGGTCTGTCGGCGGCACGCTTCGGCCTGAAGGAACGTGGTGAAATCCGTGAAGGACACTGGGCGGACCTGGTGTTGTTCAACCCGAAAACCATTCGTGACGTTGCCGATTTCAACGCGCCGCAACGGGCCGCCGAAGGCATCGATGGGGTATGGGTCAATGGCATGCTGAGTTATCGCGATGGTCAGGCGAATGGGCGCAGGCCAGGGCGTTTTCTGGCGCGGGAAGGGAATCTTCGCCTAGGCTTCAGTTCGCCCGGGTGA
- a CDS encoding glyoxalase superfamily protein, giving the protein MSFGKTTPILRIFDEAKALAFYVDFLGFTIDWQHRFGDDFPLYLQVSRGDCVLHLSEHHGDCTPGSALRIETDELEAFQAQLLAKQYPFARPQIQAMPWGSQDMAVVDPFGNRLVFTNAISL; this is encoded by the coding sequence ATGAGCTTCGGTAAAACCACCCCGATCCTGCGGATCTTCGATGAAGCCAAGGCGTTGGCGTTTTATGTCGACTTCCTGGGCTTCACGATCGACTGGCAACATCGCTTCGGTGACGACTTCCCGCTGTACCTGCAAGTTTCTCGTGGCGATTGCGTGCTGCACCTGTCCGAACACCATGGCGATTGCACGCCAGGCTCGGCGCTGCGGATCGAGACCGATGAGCTGGAAGCCTTCCAGGCGCAATTGCTGGCCAAGCAATACCCCTTTGCCCGGCCGCAGATCCAGGCCATGCCCTGGGGCAGCCAGGACATGGCGGTGGTCGATCCGTTCGGCAATCGCCTGGTGTTCACCAATGCGATCAGTCTTTGA